A window from Brachionichthys hirsutus isolate HB-005 chromosome 4, CSIRO-AGI_Bhir_v1, whole genome shotgun sequence encodes these proteins:
- the unc119b gene encoding protein unc-119 homolog B: MNSSRNKPAATVGKGQADPDAGPEANHRDRKTGGGMLKKLKSRRSQTEKWPAVTESELRALGEDISPDHVLGLRAVAEDYLCRPEDNVYNIDFTRFKIRDLETGTVLFEIAKPPNGGPVDGEEEGGDVDASAGRFVRYQFTPAFLKLCTVGATVEFTVGDRPIHGFRMIERHYFQGRLLKNFDFDFGFCIPNSRNTCEHIYEFPQLPDDLVRQMVAHPYETRSDSFYFVDNKLIMHNKADYAYDGGL, from the exons ATGAACAGTTCACGGAATAAACCCGCCGCGACGGTCGGTAAAGGACAGGCGGACCCGGACGCCGGCCCGGAGGCGAACCACAGGGACCGAAAGACCGGCGGAGGAATGCTGAAGAAGCTGAAGTCGAGGCGCAGCCAGACGGAGAAGTGGCCCGCGGTCACGGAGAGTGAGCTCCGGGCTCTGGGGGAAGACATCTCGCCCGACCACGTCCTGGGCCTGCGGGCCGTCGCGGAGG ACTATCTGTGCAGACCCGAGGACAACGTCTACAACATCGACTTCACCCGGTTCAAAATCAGAGACTTGGAGACGGGGACGGTTCTGTTCGAGATCGCCAAACCCCCCAACGGCG GTCCGGtggacggcgaggaggagggcggcGACGTGGACGCCAGCGCGGGGCGCTTTGTGCGTTACCAGTTCACGCCCGCTTTCCTGAAGCTGTGCACCGTTGGAGCCAC GGTGGAGTTCACGGTGGGGGACCGGCCCATCCACGGCTTCCGGATGATTGAGAGACATTACTTCCAGGGTCGCCTGCTCAAGAACTTCGACTTCGACTTCGGCTTCTGCATTCCCAACAGCCGCAACACGTGCGAACACATCTACGAGTTCCCGCAGCTCCCCGACGACCTCG tTCGTCAGATGGTGGCGCACCCTTACGAGACCAGATCAGACAGCTTCTACTTTGTGGACAACAAGCTGATCATGCACAACAAGGCGGACTACGCCTACGACGGCGGCCTGTAG